A section of the Pedobacter sp. HDW13 genome encodes:
- a CDS encoding SusD/RagB family nutrient-binding outer membrane lipoprotein, producing the protein MKNNQIKYKMLILSATVFLAFGCKKTLDINVSPNNPLIETTTPEVLFPSAVASTAGRVGGELTIIGGIWAQYYTQANASNQYKTIDAYALTRNDFNGSYNELFSGALADYQLAINLAVARSDWRYNLMATVMKAYTYQVLVDLYDKVPYTEALKGLDNLQPKFDDGYTIYVGLLAEINAALAKDYTSIDLNKDQKKTDFLFGGDMDLWTKFANTLKLKMYLRMVNAKPAEAQAGIMKLYTDGANFLTTSAGIATFEDAPNNSNPFYEYNVRRLNTTTNLRASKTFTSWLAVNNDPRAKYYYGTLTPVPMNQGDYTATAVEQPTYAGATVFAQTAKDPVWFISAAESYFMQAEALERYYGGTGAAAMYQNGVKSAFTQVGLAVSAVPVPYLVYTGTFDQKLEKIIVQKWSSFAGSHSLEGFFEQERTGYPKISAVYSTDDNYIPGQWVYSKNGVTSGLFPKRLVFPASSRDRNSNTPAEVPITTKVWWGK; encoded by the coding sequence ATGAAAAATAATCAAATAAAATATAAAATGCTGATTTTATCAGCAACGGTGTTTCTTGCTTTTGGATGTAAGAAAACATTAGATATCAACGTAAGTCCAAACAATCCCTTAATTGAGACGACCACCCCAGAAGTATTATTCCCGTCTGCTGTCGCTTCTACAGCCGGACGTGTTGGCGGTGAACTAACGATTATTGGCGGTATTTGGGCCCAATACTATACTCAGGCTAACGCTTCAAATCAATACAAAACGATTGATGCTTATGCCCTGACCCGTAACGATTTTAATGGCAGTTACAACGAGCTGTTTTCTGGCGCGCTGGCAGATTATCAACTGGCTATAAACCTTGCGGTAGCTAGAAGCGATTGGCGTTATAATTTAATGGCCACTGTAATGAAAGCTTATACCTACCAGGTATTGGTTGATTTATATGATAAAGTTCCCTATACGGAAGCATTAAAAGGGCTTGATAATTTACAGCCCAAATTTGACGATGGTTATACCATTTATGTTGGCCTGCTTGCCGAAATAAATGCAGCCCTTGCTAAAGATTATACAAGTATTGATTTAAACAAGGATCAGAAAAAAACTGATTTTCTTTTTGGCGGAGACATGGATCTTTGGACCAAGTTTGCCAATACACTAAAGTTAAAAATGTATTTAAGAATGGTAAATGCCAAGCCGGCAGAAGCACAGGCTGGAATTATGAAGTTATATACTGATGGGGCAAATTTTTTAACTACAAGTGCAGGCATTGCCACATTTGAAGATGCACCAAATAACAGTAATCCTTTTTACGAGTATAATGTTCGCCGTTTAAATACCACTACTAACCTAAGGGCAAGTAAAACATTTACCAGTTGGTTAGCTGTTAATAATGATCCAAGAGCGAAATATTATTATGGAACACTTACTCCTGTACCGATGAATCAAGGGGATTATACAGCAACAGCAGTTGAACAACCTACTTACGCAGGAGCAACTGTTTTTGCCCAAACTGCTAAAGATCCGGTATGGTTTATATCAGCTGCAGAATCATACTTTATGCAGGCAGAAGCGCTTGAACGTTATTATGGAGGGACAGGTGCTGCTGCAATGTACCAAAATGGCGTTAAATCTGCTTTTACGCAGGTTGGACTTGCTGTAAGTGCAGTTCCGGTACCTTACCTGGTGTATACGGGTACCTTTGACCAAAAGCTTGAGAAAATTATTGTGCAGAAATGGTCCTCTTTCGCTGGCTCGCATAGTTTAGAAGGTTTCTTTGAGCAGGAACGTACCGGTTATCCTAAAATAAGTGCGGTGTATTCTACTGACGATAACTATATTCCCGGCCAGTGGGTGTATTCGAAAAACGGGGTAACTTCAGGTTTGTTCCCTAAACGTTTAGTATTTCCTGCGTCATCAAGAGATAGAAACAGCAATACGCCTGCAGAAGTGCCAATTACAACTAAGGTTTGGTGGGGTAAATAG